Genomic segment of Halorussus sp. MSC15.2:
GAGGTCGGTCCAATCGACGTGGAGCGAGCGCTGTTCGTTCGGATAGTTCTGGGCGAGTTCGCCGATTTCGTCGCTGTAGTACCGCCGGTAGAACTGCTCGAAGTTATCAATCAGCTCCGTGTTCTCCGCGCGAGCCATTCAAGGAACTCGTAGTTCTTCCTTCGATAAGAACCTTCGTAAAGCAGAGCGGAAGTGAAGCCGCCGTCTCTCCGACGGAGGGCGGCGCTACCCGCCGAGGAGGACGACGTTATCCCCCGAGATAGAGCTGCGAGACTTCCTCGTTGTCGATGAGGTCGGCCGCGGCGTTCTCGAAGCGGACGGACCCTTGGTCGAGGACGTAGCCGCGGTCGGAGATGCCGAGTCCCTTCGTGGCGTTCTGCTCGACCATGAGAATCGCGGTGTCCATCTCGTTGACCGCCTGCACGTGGCCGAACACGTCGTCGGCGGTGTTCGGCGCGAGTCCGGCCGACGGTTCGTCGATGAGGAGGACGTCCGGTTCCATCACGAGCGCCCGAGCGAACGCCAGCACCTGTCGCTGTCCGCCCGAGAGGGTGTTGGCCTTCGCCGACCGCTTCTGGTCGAGGATGTCGAATCGGTCGTACAGGTCCGCGATGACCTCCGAGAGACCGTCTTCGCGGGCGACGCCGCCCATTCGGAGGTTCTCGTCGATGGTGAGCGTCCCGAACACGTTGTCGGTCTGGGGCACGTAGCCGATGCCCTCGCGGACGATGTCCTCGGGTGCCATTCCGCCGATTTCACGGCCGTGGTACTCCACGGTTCCCGCCCACGGCGTCAGCATGCCGAAGGCCGTCTTGAGGACCGTCGATTTCCCCGCGCCGTTCGGGCCGATGAGACAGACGATTTCGTCGGCGTCCAGATGCATCGAGCAGTCGTCGAGCACCTGCACCTCGCCGTAGCCGCTGTCCACGCCCGACAGTTCGAGGACGTGGTCGCTCACGCGCCACCTCCCAGATACGCCTCGACGACGCGGTCGTCGGACTGCACCTCGTCGGGGGTTCCCTCCATGAGAACGCTCCCGCGGTCTAACACCACTACCGGGTCGGCGAGATTCATGACGAACTCCATGTCGTGTTCGATGAGCAGGAACGTCGTCCCCTGCTCGTTGAGTCGGCGAACCTGCTCGGCGAGTTTGTTCCGGAGCGTCGGGTTGACGCCCGCGACCGGTTCGTCCAGCAGGAGGACCTCCGGTTCGGCCAGCATCGCGCGGGCCAGTTCGACCAGTTTCATCTGTCCGCCCGAGAGGTCCGTCGCCGGTTGCGTGGCGAGGTGGTCGATTTCGAACTCCTCCAAGATTCGCTGGGCGTCGGCGAGGTTGCGCGACTCGGTCTCGGCGACTTCGCCGGGCGAGGTGAACAGTTTCACGAACGACTCGCCGGGTTGCTTTCTCGGTCCCACCAGCATCGCCTCGCGGACCGTCATCCCCTCGAGTTTCCGGGGCGTCTGGAACGTCCGAATCAGTCCGTGGTCGGCGACTTGGTACGGTTCCGCGCCGGTGACGTCGGTCCCGTTGACCTCGACGCGCCCAGCGTCGGGTTCGTAGAAGCCCGAGATGAGGTTGAAGAGCGTGGACTTGCCGGCACCGTTCGGACCGATGAGACCGGTGATGGTCCCGCGTTCGACCTCGAAGGTGGCGTGGTCGGTGGCGACCAGTCCGCCGAACGACTTCTGGAGGTCGTCCACGCGCAGGACGACGTTCTCCTTCGAGAGGTTCGCGCCCAGACGCGGGTCGTTCGGGGATTCGAGGTCACTCACCGTCGCCACCTCCCTTGGCGTCGCGGACGCCGGAGTCGGGCCGGGACGGCGCGCCGTCGACGGCGTCGGGCCAGATGAGTTCGCGCTGGGGCGGCAGGATGCCCTCCGGACGGAACCGCATCAGCGCGATGATGAGGACGCCGATGAGCAGCAGTCGGAGCGGAGCCACGTCGACGGGAATCCACGAGAACTCGTTGAGGAACCGGGTCCCCTCGCGGATGGCGACGATGACGAACCCGCCGAACAGCGCGCCGCGGTTCGAACCGCTGCCGCCGAGGATGACCGCGACCCAGACGTAGAACGTCGTCACGGGGTCGAGGTCGCCGGGGCTGACGAACAGGTTCAGGTGGGCGTAGAAGACGCCCGCCAGCGCCATTATCAGACTGCCGAGGACGAACGACTGCATCTTGAACGAGTAGGTGTTCTTCCCCAGCGCCCGCGCGAGGTCCTCGTCGGACCGAATCGTCCGGAGGACGCGACCCCACGGCGAGCGGTGGGCGCGCTTGAGGACCGCGTAGGTGACGCTGACGAACGTCACGACGAGCGCGACGTTCAGCAGCGCGTTCCAGAACGGCGTTTCGAGGACGAGAGTGGTGCCGGGGAGCGCGACCTCCAGTCCGGGCATCGCGCTCGGGAACGTCTCCAGCAGCGGCCACCCCTCGAAGAAACTCGGGATGCCGCGGACTCCCGCGCTGCCGTTGGTCCACTGGCGTTCGTTGAGGACGACGAGTCGGACGACCTCGGCCAGTCCGAGCGACGCGATGGCGAGGTAGTCCGCGCGGAGACGGAGCGTCGGCACGCCGATGAGGACTGCGAGGAGGCCCGCGACCACGAGCGCGACCACGAGTCCGACGAGCGGGCTGTACCCCCCGGCGATGGGGGACGTACTCGCGCTCATGAGCGCGGTACCGTACGCGCCGATACCGAAGAACGCCGCGACGCTGAAGTTAATCAGTCCGGAGAACCCCCACTGGGAGTTCAGTCCGAACGACAGCAGCGAGTACATCCCCGCGAGACCGACGAGATACAGGAAGTACGTCGGCGCGAGTCCGCCCGAGAGCAGGCCGAACAGCAGCAGCGCTGCGAACCCGACGATGAAGGCGAGGACGCCCTGTTCGGGTCGCGTGAGGTCCGCCCAGTACTCGGTCGGGTCGGTGAGTGCGTTCATCTCAGGTCGCCTCCTGTGCGATTCCGTTGGGACGGACGAGCAGCACGGCCACCATGATGACGAACGCGATGGCGTTGGCGTACTCGATGCCGACGGGAAGCACCGGCGTCAACTGGTTTATCATGCCGATGAGGAGTCCGCCGAGCATCGCCCCGTAGACGGAGCCGATACCGCCGAGGATGACGGCCGCGAAGATGAGCAGCAGCAGGTCGAACCCCATCCGCGGCGCGAGCTGGTTGTAGAGACCGAGGAACACGCCGCCTGCACCGGCCAGTCCGGCCCCGATAATCCACGTCCATAGTTTGATGCGGTCGGTGCGGATGCCGCTCACGCGGGCGAGGTCGGGATTGTCCGCCATCGCGCGCATCTTCCGACCGAGGTCGCTGTGCTGGAGCAGGACGTGAAGCCCGCTCACCAACACGAGCGCCGAGACGGCGATTGCCACGTCGTGTTGGGTGACGCGGACTCCGTAGGGGACGAGCCACTCGATGGGCCGGAGCGATTGGATGTCGTATCGAGTGAAGTCCGCGCCGAACCCCATCTGAATCACCGCGCGGTAGACGAAGGCGACGCCGATGGACGTTATCAGCAGTCCGATGGAACCGACGTCGAGCGGTTCGTAGACGACCTTCTCGGTGACGACGGCGACGACCGCCGCCACGGCGATACCGACCAGCAGCGCGACGAAGAAGCCCAGCGGAAGTCCCAGCACTGCTCCGCCCAGACCGCCGACGGCCCCGAACGTGACCAGCGCCGTGTACGCCCCGATAGTCATCGTGTCGCCGTGGGCGAAGTTCGCGAAGTCGGCGATGCTGTAGACGAGCGACAGCCCGATACTCCCGAGGATGATGATGCTGCTGAATATCAGCCCGTTGACGAAGTGTTCTAGAAGGGCCATTGGGGCTTACGACTCGATGAAGCCGGTTCCGACGTAGTCGTGGTTCTCGACGGTGAGAATCTGGAGGTAGCCCACGGGGTCGCCGTTCTCGTCGAAGTCGATGGGGCCGCTGACGCCCTGATAGTCCACGTCGTCCACGCCGCCGCCGTCGGCGAGAATCTTGCTCGCGGCCTCGAAAGAAGTCACCTTCTCGCCCTCCGGTCGAGTCACCTCGCGGACGGTCTTCTGGAGCGCCTTGCCGGTGAACTCGTCGGCGGCCTGTATCGACAGCGCCGCCGTGACGACGCAGTCGTAGGCGTAGGCCGACCACGCGGTCGGTTCCTCGCCGTACTCCTCTTTGAACGCGCTGGCGAACTCCTTGTAGTTGTCTTGGTCCACGGGGGCCGACGGCACCACGATTTTCATGCCGTCCATGCTCCCTTCCGGGGTGTTCTTGAGGACGTTGTCGCCCGAGACGGAGTCGGCACCGTAGAACTGCGCCTCGTAGCCGCTGGAGTAGGCCTCGTTCACCATCGTGGCGAACTCCGCCTGATAGGTGATGAACAGCCACGCGTCGGCACCGGAACTGTTCATCTCCGAGACGACGCCCGAGTAGGACTGCTGCTTCTGGTCGTGAGGGTTCTTGTAGGCTATCTCGCCGTCGTAGGACTGCTCGAACGCGTCGGCGAGGCTCTGGCCGTAGTCGTTGTTGACGTAGGTGACGGCGACTTCGTCGTAGCCGTCGTCCGCGATGATGTTCGAAAGCGCAGTCGATTGGGTGCGACCGGTCGGCGACATCCGGAGCAGACCGGGGAAGTCGGTGAGGCTCAGTCCAGTGGAGTTCTGCTCAGTTGAACGACGTCGGTGCCCTGAACGACGCTCTCGTAGATGGCCAGCGAGACGCCGGAGCCGACGGACCCGATGAGGAAGGGGACCTGATTCTGGTTCACCAGCTTCTGGGCGGCCGAGACGCCGCCCTGACTCTCGGACTCGGAGTCCTCGACGATTATCTTGAGGTCACGCCCGTTGATTCCGACCTCGTTCACCCGCTTCAGCGCGAGGTCCTTCCCGCGCTGGTTGCGCTCGCCGAACGCCGACAGCGAACCGGTGAGCGAGTCCACCATCCCGATGGCGTAGGGACCGCCGTCGCTCCCGCTTTCGGTCTCGGTTTCGGTCGTCCCCTCGGTTTCGGTCTCCGTCGTCTCCTCGGACCCGTCGTCCGTCGAACTCACGCAACCGGCCAACGCGGTGACGCCCGCCCCACCCGCCGCCTTCAACAGCGTTCTCCGGTCGATGATATCCACGATGTTTCGTGACATTACGTCTATGGGGAGTTGTACCACGAGGGGGTTAACCCCGACCCTACCATGGTCGGGTGCCTCGGTAGAGCAACTGAGAGCCGCGAAAACGCTGTTGTCGTGTATTCAGAGGGCTGCCACTTATACTCACCGGCCGTTCGGCGTAACTTATGGTCGGGTCGCCGTATAGGTGGGTCGCGTCTCTAGTGTGCGTCGTGATACCACCGATTGCCAACGACTTCGTCGCGGGCGAGACGCCCGAGGCGGCGCTGACCCACGTGGACGGCGTGAACGACCGGGGCGTGTCGGCCATCCTGAACCTGCTCGGGGAACACTACGAGGACCGTTCGCCCGCGGACGCCGACGCCGACGCGTACGTCGAACTCGCGGCGGCCATCGCCGACCGGGGGTCCGACGCCTGCATCTCCGTCAAGCCCAGCCAAATCGGACTCGGCGTCGGCGACGCCGTCTTCCGGGAGAACCTCGCGCGAATCGTGGACGCCGCCGACTGCTTCGTCTGGATAGACATGGAGGACCACGAGACGACGGACGTGACGCTGGACGCTTTCGAGCGACACGCCCGCGAGACGGACGGCCGGGTCGGCGTCTGCGTGCAGGCGAATCTGAAGCGGACCCGCGACGACCTCGAACGACTCGCCGACGTGCCGGGCAAGGTTCGCCTCGTCAAAGGCGCGTACGACGAGTCGGCGGAAATCGCCTACAAGAAGAAAGCGCGGGTGGACGAGGCGTACCGAGAACTCCTCTCGTTCATGTTCCGCGAGTTCGACGACGGCGTCGCCGTCGGCAGTCACGACCCCGCGATGATAGAACTCGCGCGAGAACTCCACGACGAACACGGGACGCCCTACGAGGTGCAGATGCTGATGGGTGTCCGCGAGCGAGCGCAGTTCGACCTCGCCGAGGACGTCGCGGTCTACCAGTACGTCCCCTACGGGAGCAAGTGGTTCTCCTACTTCTACCGCCGCATCCGGGAGCGGAAATCGAACGCGCTGTTCGCGCTACGGGCCATCGTCGGGCGTTGAGTCGCAGACCGCGGGTTGGTCACGGGCGACTACGGGTCGAGAAGTTTCGACTCGGCCTTCCGGAGGTGTTCGAGCAGCGTCGTCTTCGAGACGTCGAGGTCGTCGGCGAGTTCGCGGGTCGAGGTCCCGCGGGGCCACTCGTAGTACCCCGTCTCCCGGGCGTGTTCGAAGACCTTCCGCTGGGTGGTCGTGAGCGTGTCGAGTCGCTGGTCGCGCGGGGACCGGCCGTTGGCGTCGGCCGCCGTGATGGAGTCGATGCTCACTTCGGCACCCGACTGCTCGCGGACGTTCTGTAGCGCGTCCTCGATTCCAGACCGTTCGCCCGCGAACCCGACGTGCCACTCCTCCTTGCCGTTCTCGATTCGGACCGGCGCGCTGTGGACGAACCCGTTTTCGAGTAACGTGGGACAGACCATGTCGTCGGGGTCGTACTCCAAGAAGAACTCCCGGACCACGTTGCCCGGCGCGTTGCGCGCGCGGCCGAACCGCTCCTGTAGTTCGAGCAGTTCGCCGGCGCGGTCGGACGCGCGGATGGCGTCGAAGAGGCGTTCGACCTCCGCCTCCGTCTCGCCGAAGGCCGTGAAGAGACCGTTGACCGACGACGGTCGGTCCCCGGTCGTCGGCGAGTTGTAAATCGCGTGCGCCAACACGCCGCCGGCGGTCCGTTCGGTCGCCTCGATGGCCCAGCAGTTCGGATGCCACAGGTCGAGCGTCAGTCTCGTTCCCGGTATCTGTTCCGCGATAGTCATCCCTGATATAGGCCTCACGCACTATTGCGTGTGTCGGTTCAACGAGGATGCACCCGACCATGGTCGGGTGCGCGTCGGGCGGGCTATCGACCCCACTCGCGACGCGACGGACCCGGACGCCGCGCCCGCCCATGGTCGGCGGGGGAGTTTGGCGCTCTCCCACTGGACGAACATCACGAACACCGATGGCAGAGACACACCGACACTACATCGACGGCGAATGGGTCACCGGCGAGAGTTCCGACACGTTCACGAGTCAGAACCCCGCGACCGGCGAGGCGCTCGGCGAGTTCTATCACGGGACGCCGGCGGACGTAGAACGCGCTGTCGAGGCCGCCGACGAGGCGTTCGAGGAGTGGCGCGAACTCTCCCGCATCGACCGCGCGGAGTACCTCTGGGACGT
This window contains:
- a CDS encoding branched-chain amino acid ABC transporter permease; its protein translation is MALLEHFVNGLIFSSIIILGSIGLSLVYSIADFANFAHGDTMTIGAYTALVTFGAVGGLGGAVLGLPLGFFVALLVGIAVAAVVAVVTEKVVYEPLDVGSIGLLITSIGVAFVYRAVIQMGFGADFTRYDIQSLRPIEWLVPYGVRVTQHDVAIAVSALVLVSGLHVLLQHSDLGRKMRAMADNPDLARVSGIRTDRIKLWTWIIGAGLAGAGGVFLGLYNQLAPRMGFDLLLLIFAAVILGGIGSVYGAMLGGLLIGMINQLTPVLPVGIEYANAIAFVIMVAVLLVRPNGIAQEAT
- a CDS encoding ABC transporter ATP-binding protein is translated as MSDLESPNDPRLGANLSKENVVLRVDDLQKSFGGLVATDHATFEVERGTITGLIGPNGAGKSTLFNLISGFYEPDAGRVEVNGTDVTGAEPYQVADHGLIRTFQTPRKLEGMTVREAMLVGPRKQPGESFVKLFTSPGEVAETESRNLADAQRILEEFEIDHLATQPATDLSGGQMKLVELARAMLAEPEVLLLDEPVAGVNPTLRNKLAEQVRRLNEQGTTFLLIEHDMEFVMNLADPVVVLDRGSVLMEGTPDEVQSDDRVVEAYLGGGA
- a CDS encoding branched-chain amino acid ABC transporter permease translates to MNALTDPTEYWADLTRPEQGVLAFIVGFAALLLFGLLSGGLAPTYFLYLVGLAGMYSLLSFGLNSQWGFSGLINFSVAAFFGIGAYGTALMSASTSPIAGGYSPLVGLVVALVVAGLLAVLIGVPTLRLRADYLAIASLGLAEVVRLVVLNERQWTNGSAGVRGIPSFFEGWPLLETFPSAMPGLEVALPGTTLVLETPFWNALLNVALVVTFVSVTYAVLKRAHRSPWGRVLRTIRSDEDLARALGKNTYSFKMQSFVLGSLIMALAGVFYAHLNLFVSPGDLDPVTTFYVWVAVILGGSGSNRGALFGGFVIVAIREGTRFLNEFSWIPVDVAPLRLLLIGVLIIALMRFRPEGILPPQRELIWPDAVDGAPSRPDSGVRDAKGGGDGE
- a CDS encoding helix-turn-helix domain-containing protein, encoding MTIAEQIPGTRLTLDLWHPNCWAIEATERTAGGVLAHAIYNSPTTGDRPSSVNGLFTAFGETEAEVERLFDAIRASDRAGELLELQERFGRARNAPGNVVREFFLEYDPDDMVCPTLLENGFVHSAPVRIENGKEEWHVGFAGERSGIEDALQNVREQSGAEVSIDSITAADANGRSPRDQRLDTLTTTQRKVFEHARETGYYEWPRGTSTRELADDLDVSKTTLLEHLRKAESKLLDP
- a CDS encoding ABC transporter ATP-binding protein, yielding MSDHVLELSGVDSGYGEVQVLDDCSMHLDADEIVCLIGPNGAGKSTVLKTAFGMLTPWAGTVEYHGREIGGMAPEDIVREGIGYVPQTDNVFGTLTIDENLRMGGVAREDGLSEVIADLYDRFDILDQKRSAKANTLSGGQRQVLAFARALVMEPDVLLIDEPSAGLAPNTADDVFGHVQAVNEMDTAILMVEQNATKGLGISDRGYVLDQGSVRFENAAADLIDNEEVSQLYLGG
- a CDS encoding proline dehydrogenase family protein; translation: MIPPIANDFVAGETPEAALTHVDGVNDRGVSAILNLLGEHYEDRSPADADADAYVELAAAIADRGSDACISVKPSQIGLGVGDAVFRENLARIVDAADCFVWIDMEDHETTDVTLDAFERHARETDGRVGVCVQANLKRTRDDLERLADVPGKVRLVKGAYDESAEIAYKKKARVDEAYRELLSFMFREFDDGVAVGSHDPAMIELARELHDEHGTPYEVQMLMGVRERAQFDLAEDVAVYQYVPYGSKWFSYFYRRIRERKSNALFALRAIVGR